The Psychrobacter arenosus region GCCGGTCAGCATCAATTGATTGCTGATGTGGTCGGGTTTAAAGGGCCGCATATCAACCATTTAACCCCACGGACGCTAGATATTGATTCGGTACAGCAAGGCATGCAGAGCCGCGGTATTCCACCAAAAGCCATCATCGAGGGGCCACCACGCCGTGATTGTCCTATCCTGTTGCGCCAGACCAGCTTTAAGGCTTTGGTAGAGCCGGTGAGCTTTAAAGGTCATGATGGTCAATACGAAGCCGGTCAGCATACCGCCCGTTTTGGTGAGATTGAACAGCGCGGGGTGGCGTTAACGCCAAAAGGCCGAGCTTTGTACGATCAATTGCTGAATGAGGCGCGTGATAAGCTAGGAGTGACGCCAAATGAAAGCAATGCCGAGCTGTATTATCAATTGCTAAGCGAGGCTTTTGCTGCCTTCCCAGACGACTATCAAGCACTACATGAGCAAGAGCTGGCTTATTTCCATTATCAACCTAGCGAAGCTCATTCTGCACAAGCAACAGGTTTGGATGTTTCAACGGATAATTTACAGCAGCTCATTGAGCAAGGCGTTATCCGTATCGAGCCGATTGTTTATGAAGACTTTTTGCCCGTAAGTGCTGCCGGTATCTTCCAATCCAATCTCCATACTGATACGGCCAACAGCTATGATGGTCAATCGAACCAGCAAGAGTTTGAGCAGGCCTTAGGCGCGAGCGTACAGGATGAGTTGGCCCTTTATGCACAGCGACAAGACGAAAGCTTACAGGCCTGTCTGGCGGCGCTGCAACAGGCGGCATAGCTC contains the following coding sequences:
- the hglS gene encoding 2-oxoadipate dioxygenase/decarboxylase HglS, which gives rise to MSSDAIRHSFSLAMSKMYQKEVPLYTDLMDLVAEVNDEVLDQQPEIAEQLKHTGEMERLSMERHGAIRLGTAAELAMMRRLFAVMGMQPVGYYDLAPAGVPVHSTAFRAVDTVSLNNSPFRVFTSLLRLDLIADETLRQQAQAALDARNIFTDGVVKLIEIYEQEGGLTQEQGEQFVQEALETFRWHEQSPIAKDIYEQLAGQHQLIADVVGFKGPHINHLTPRTLDIDSVQQGMQSRGIPPKAIIEGPPRRDCPILLRQTSFKALVEPVSFKGHDGQYEAGQHTARFGEIEQRGVALTPKGRALYDQLLNEARDKLGVTPNESNAELYYQLLSEAFAAFPDDYQALHEQELAYFHYQPSEAHSAQATGLDVSTDNLQQLIEQGVIRIEPIVYEDFLPVSAAGIFQSNLHTDTANSYDGQSNQQEFEQALGASVQDELALYAQRQDESLQACLAALQQAA